A single region of the Flavobacteriales bacterium genome encodes:
- a CDS encoding ATP-dependent helicase yields MQHLENLNPKQLEAVNAIDGPVMVVAGPGTGKTQILAARIANILQQTDSSAQNILCLTYTDAGTIAMRKRLVQLIGNEAHRVSIHTFHGFCNRVIQENPQHFDYKNLDPVGDLEAIEFITDIAINLDESHPLKKMKGNVANLVKSLRDFFDWMKRENISVEKLEKLTTEKKEEIRNSEQYRYKRKSGNNMAGDLKMKEINEIDDKLDQLNAAGSLYPIYQDILEKNNRYDYTDMILWVIDLFSKNSYALARYQEQFHYILVDEYQDTSGSQNDLLHLLLNYWDAPNAFVVGDDDQSIYRFQGAEVKNIVDFAVRYKNDLQSVVLTENYRSTQHILNAAKALIDQNEDRIIHYIGNIDKNLTAALDAENKGQKVKIVEFENEYHEALWVAEQIKNKINEGSSPSDFAVIYKNHKHGEVLAKMLKSENIPVFLKRSENVLKSVSVEKLVSILRFLAQEVKYPFSADLEFFRILHFSQFEIEPLTLARLSYYLNKNQQPFKSWRDFLNQINTISTDFLGISPQQKENVSKASKLLESYISMAATESVFRLVTTLVVDLKISDYAMHQNHFVFELESVVSFLNFVENEANLSDSFSVHQLIEKIDLMNQHYIFMSKENVVYDKSGVNFTTAHSSKGLEFKTVFVLRCNADAWEKERARNTSFNPSVLLASDNKMAELQEKRRLFYVAMTRAETELYLTHFQTDKKGKEIARSEFLDAVEQATASVVCIKPEIDFDMAAQKINAVFAQPQLVERQLLDAPFLDEYLQNYKLSVSHLNTYLECPTTFYFQNILRVPSAKNVYMSFGTAIHNSLDQIMKIFNQNQEEATTKKLTDLYEFYLKKERAVFSDKLFKDFLSLGKNILAEYLPFKIENWKTIEKIETEVVIDRVEIDGVPIKGQLDKIEISGNTANVVDYKTGSFDNAKNKLKPPVLGAEGDIEIEKQFGGSYWRQIMFYSLLLDYDKTRNLKMISGEMDFVEPIETGEFTTSKIVITSENQYFMRNVIKNTYQNILQKKFSPGCGKEDCHWCNFISNHYD; encoded by the coding sequence ATGCAACACCTCGAAAATTTAAATCCAAAACAATTAGAAGCAGTAAACGCAATTGATGGCCCAGTAATGGTTGTGGCGGGTCCCGGCACAGGTAAAACCCAAATATTGGCTGCCCGCATTGCCAATATACTTCAGCAAACCGACAGCTCCGCTCAAAATATTCTTTGTCTTACCTATACTGATGCCGGAACAATTGCCATGCGTAAAAGGCTGGTTCAACTTATTGGCAACGAAGCACATAGAGTTTCTATTCATACATTTCATGGGTTTTGCAACAGAGTTATTCAAGAAAATCCACAACACTTTGATTATAAAAATCTTGACCCTGTTGGTGATTTGGAGGCAATCGAATTTATTACAGACATTGCCATAAATCTTGATGAAAGCCATCCGCTAAAAAAAATGAAAGGCAATGTGGCCAATTTGGTAAAATCGCTAAGAGATTTTTTTGACTGGATGAAACGGGAGAATATTTCGGTGGAGAAATTGGAAAAGTTAACAACCGAAAAAAAAGAAGAGATTAGGAACAGCGAACAATATCGATATAAGAGAAAATCGGGCAACAACATGGCCGGCGATTTAAAGATGAAAGAAATTAATGAAATTGACGACAAACTGGATCAACTAAACGCTGCGGGTAGCCTTTATCCGATATATCAAGATATTTTAGAAAAAAATAATCGATACGATTATACCGACATGATTTTATGGGTCATCGACTTGTTTTCTAAAAACAGTTATGCTCTGGCTCGATATCAAGAACAATTTCATTACATATTGGTGGACGAATATCAAGACACCAGCGGGTCGCAAAATGACCTATTGCATTTGTTGCTCAACTATTGGGATGCTCCAAACGCTTTTGTGGTTGGCGATGACGACCAAAGCATTTACCGATTTCAGGGTGCCGAGGTAAAAAACATTGTTGACTTTGCGGTGCGATACAAAAATGATTTACAATCTGTTGTTCTTACGGAAAACTACCGATCAACACAACATATATTAAATGCGGCCAAGGCTCTTATTGATCAAAATGAGGATCGCATTATCCATTATATTGGCAATATCGACAAAAACCTGACGGCTGCTCTTGATGCCGAAAACAAAGGCCAGAAAGTGAAAATTGTTGAATTTGAAAACGAATATCACGAGGCGTTATGGGTGGCCGAACAAATAAAAAACAAAATAAATGAAGGGTCAAGTCCATCCGATTTTGCAGTTATCTACAAAAACCACAAGCACGGTGAGGTGCTTGCAAAAATGTTGAAATCCGAAAATATTCCGGTTTTCTTAAAACGCAGCGAGAATGTACTGAAATCTGTATCGGTTGAAAAACTCGTCAGCATTCTGCGGTTTTTGGCTCAGGAAGTAAAATACCCCTTTTCTGCCGACTTAGAATTTTTTAGAATTTTACACTTTTCACAATTTGAAATAGAGCCTTTAACACTTGCTCGGTTGTCGTATTATTTGAACAAAAATCAACAACCCTTCAAATCGTGGCGTGACTTTTTAAACCAGATTAACACCATTTCCACAGATTTTTTGGGCATTTCACCACAACAAAAAGAAAATGTTTCAAAAGCCTCCAAATTATTGGAATCATACATAAGTATGGCTGCCACCGAGTCAGTTTTTAGATTGGTAACAACATTGGTGGTTGATTTAAAAATTAGTGACTATGCTATGCATCAAAATCATTTTGTTTTTGAACTTGAAAGCGTTGTTTCGTTTTTAAATTTTGTAGAAAATGAAGCCAATTTGTCTGATAGTTTCTCAGTGCATCAGCTAATTGAAAAAATAGACTTAATGAACCAACACTACATTTTTATGAGCAAAGAAAATGTGGTTTACGATAAATCAGGAGTCAATTTCACTACAGCCCACAGCAGCAAAGGATTAGAATTTAAAACCGTTTTTGTTTTACGCTGCAACGCTGATGCTTGGGAGAAAGAGCGAGCCAGAAATACGAGTTTTAACCCGTCTGTACTGTTGGCTTCCGACAATAAAATGGCAGAGCTTCAAGAAAAAAGGAGGCTTTTTTATGTGGCTATGACACGTGCCGAAACTGAGCTTTATCTCACGCATTTTCAAACAGATAAAAAAGGAAAAGAAATTGCAAGAAGTGAATTTTTAGATGCAGTGGAGCAAGCCACCGCCTCCGTTGTGTGTATAAAACCGGAAATAGATTTTGATATGGCTGCTCAAAAAATAAATGCTGTATTTGCCCAGCCACAACTTGTCGAAAGGCAGCTGCTGGATGCCCCGTTTTTGGACGAATATCTGCAAAACTACAAACTGAGTGTTAGCCATTTAAACACCTACTTGGAGTGCCCAACCACGTTCTATTTTCAGAATATTCTGAGAGTTCCTTCGGCAAAAAATGTGTACATGAGTTTTGGTACGGCCATTCACAATTCGCTCGATCAAATCATGAAAATTTTCAACCAAAATCAAGAAGAAGCAACCACGAAAAAACTGACAGATTTGTATGAGTTTTACCTTAAAAAAGAACGGGCCGTTTTTTCAGACAAGTTGTTTAAAGATTTTTTGAGCTTAGGCAAAAATATTTTGGCCGAGTATCTGCCTTTCAAAATTGAAAATTGGAAAACAATAGAAAAAATAGAAACTGAAGTTGTTATTGACCGAGTGGAAATAGATGGTGTGCCCATAAAAGGCCAGTTGGATAAAATAGAAATATCTGGCAACACCGCCAACGTGGTGGATTATAAAACAGGTTCGTTTGACAATGCCAAGAACAAGTTGAAACCACCGGTTTTAGGTGCCGAAGGTGATATCGAAATTGAAAAACAATTTGGAGGTAGTTATTGGCGACAAATCATGTTTTACTCTCTGCTTTTGGATTATGACAAAACCCGAAACCTAAAAATGATAAGCGGCGAAATGGACTTTGTGGAACCGATTGAAACAGGAGAATTTACCACCAGCAAAATAGTTATTACATCTGAAAATCAGTATTTTATGCGAAATGTAATAAAAAACACGTATCAGAATATATTACAGAAAAAGTTCTCTCCTGGCTGTGGGAAGGAAGATTGCCATTGGTGCAATTTTATTTCAAATCACTATGATTAA
- a CDS encoding transglycosylase SLT domain-containing protein, giving the protein MSKCLVTFFLVFASFSAFSQQKKDTILPDGRRATFEVEVVPCPCDSAKHDSISISLNQCHDTTTYLLLARSIFDVADSIASSMGVPPKLVYEIGMNESRWLNPYDFDYLIKDGDLQVIDRTFHHFYKKLGLTGGKTRYNYLVVAIYYLKQNYDTYHSWKKARYAYGRGMWKPESQWSSLERSFMNKIDWSKYDH; this is encoded by the coding sequence ATGTCGAAATGTTTAGTTACCTTTTTTCTTGTTTTTGCAAGCTTTTCAGCATTTTCTCAACAAAAAAAAGACACCATTTTGCCCGATGGCAGAAGAGCCACTTTTGAAGTAGAAGTTGTGCCTTGTCCGTGCGATAGTGCAAAACATGATTCTATTTCCATTAGTTTAAACCAATGTCACGACACAACAACTTATCTTTTACTTGCTCGCTCTATCTTTGATGTTGCCGACTCTATTGCGTCATCAATGGGCGTGCCACCAAAATTGGTCTATGAAATTGGCATGAATGAAAGTCGTTGGCTTAATCCGTATGATTTCGACTACTTAATAAAAGATGGTGATTTGCAGGTTATTGATCGAACGTTTCACCATTTTTATAAAAAATTGGGGTTAACCGGAGGTAAAACCAGGTATAACTATTTGGTGGTTGCCATTTATTATCTTAAACAAAACTACGACACCTATCACAGTTGGAAAAAGGCTCGCTATGCCTATGGCCGTGGCATGTGGAAACCGGAGAGTCAATGGTCTTCTTTGGAGCGGAGCTTTATGAATAAAATAGATTGGAGTAAATACGACCATTAA
- a CDS encoding DUF4476 domain-containing protein: MKTTFTLIILMVFGFISSAEAAASKLHLDLFNDGNFVVVVDGVRYTNVRGQFDMYNLRPGTHSIRITETFNNNHGRGHGHGHGHGGQSGREVLYNGSINIPFNSAVFAYLTNDYNLRISQIQRLDPPRRQPDVRTNPRPSTRYPQRNEPQRRGGRGENLFETTKSQMTDATFDDRKLIVAKQFASGGSATSSEIAELMTMMSFDKSKLELAKYSYNLVIDPQNYLLVNRSFTFSSSVKELDQFIGSSARKTKR, encoded by the coding sequence ATGAAAACTACTTTTACTCTTATTATTCTAATGGTGTTTGGATTTATTAGCTCGGCAGAAGCCGCAGCGTCCAAATTGCACCTTGACCTGTTTAACGATGGAAATTTTGTGGTAGTGGTTGATGGTGTTCGATACACCAATGTTCGAGGCCAGTTTGACATGTACAATTTGCGACCAGGCACTCACAGCATTCGAATTACTGAAACATTCAACAACAATCATGGGCGTGGCCATGGCCATGGACATGGCCATGGTGGACAATCCGGCAGAGAAGTTCTCTATAACGGGTCTATCAACATCCCATTTAACTCGGCGGTTTTTGCTTATTTGACTAATGATTACAACTTAAGAATTAGTCAAATTCAGCGATTAGACCCACCCCGCAGACAACCCGATGTTCGCACCAATCCACGACCATCAACAAGGTATCCGCAGCGAAACGAACCTCAAAGACGTGGCGGGCGTGGTGAAAACCTTTTTGAAACCACAAAATCGCAAATGACAGATGCCACTTTTGACGACCGAAAGTTGATTGTTGCAAAACAATTTGCCTCTGGTGGCTCTGCCACCAGCAGCGAAATTGCAGAGCTAATGACCATGATGTCGTTTGACAAGTCAAAACTTGAATTGGCAAAATATTCCTATAATTTGGTGATTGACCCACAAAACTATTTGTTGGTAAACAGAAGTTTTACATTCAGCAGCAGCGTAAAAGAACTTGACCAATTCATTGGGTCGTCAGCCAGAAAAACAAAAAGGTAA
- a CDS encoding tungsten formylmethanofuran dehydrogenase gives MKQSRSVSIKRSPAGVEIIKKAYKSMCISRAMAAIYDANRNITKYVHSTSKGHEAIQLATAYLLQNHDWVAPYYRDESLLLGIGMQPYELMLQLLTKADDPFSGGRSYYSHPSLNRENMPNIAHQSSATGMQAIPTTGIAHGLKYKEQQGLLTEKDPIVVCSIGDGSMTEGEVSEALQMAVLHQLPILYLVQDNDWGISASGDEMRAMDAFDFAKGFKGLNTQRIDGSDFVACYDGMKKAINWVRENRQPMLVHAKVPLLGHHTSGVRSEWYRDDLEEDTKDDPFPKIKQFLISLGENEAELDTVFEEAEQFIAQEFERAVNAPEPLAETLTENILAPTPVTEEKGERSPAGAETIIMVDAALHAIDELLKKHPEALLYGQDVGFRLGGVFREAATLAQKYGKDRVFNTPIQEAYIVGSTAGFSAVGCKPVVEIQFADYIWPGVNQLVTELSKSGYLSRGKYHVQSVIRIPTGAYGGGGPYHSGTVESSILPIKGIKIIYPSNAADMKGLMKAAFYDPNPVVMFEHKGLYWSKVPGTEEAKTPEPSEDYIIPLGKANTVVHASEEAIENGESMVIITYGMGVYWAKAAAKNFNNQLEIIDLRTLSPCDDEAVFAAVKKHGKALVLTEETITNSFAQALAGRISKECFQFLDAPVQTMGSIDTPAVPLNIGLEKVMLPNAEKLTAMVKELLEW, from the coding sequence ATGAAACAGTCGAGAAGCGTATCTATAAAACGAAGCCCTGCGGGAGTCGAAATCATAAAAAAGGCATATAAAAGTATGTGTATTAGCCGTGCTATGGCTGCTATATACGATGCCAATCGAAACATCACAAAATATGTTCATTCAACCAGCAAAGGGCATGAGGCCATTCAATTAGCCACAGCCTATTTATTGCAAAACCACGATTGGGTTGCCCCGTATTATCGCGATGAATCATTATTGCTTGGTATAGGCATGCAGCCCTACGAACTCATGCTGCAATTGCTAACCAAAGCCGATGATCCATTTTCCGGAGGGCGGTCGTATTATTCTCACCCATCGTTAAACAGAGAAAATATGCCTAACATTGCCCATCAAAGCAGTGCCACCGGCATGCAAGCCATACCAACAACTGGCATAGCTCATGGTTTAAAGTATAAAGAACAACAGGGACTTTTGACAGAAAAAGACCCCATAGTGGTTTGCTCAATTGGCGATGGAAGCATGACCGAAGGAGAAGTTAGCGAAGCACTTCAAATGGCTGTACTTCATCAGCTACCCATTCTTTACCTTGTGCAAGACAACGACTGGGGAATATCGGCCAGTGGAGATGAAATGCGAGCTATGGACGCATTTGACTTTGCCAAAGGCTTTAAAGGATTGAACACTCAGCGAATAGATGGTTCTGATTTTGTGGCTTGCTATGATGGAATGAAAAAAGCCATCAACTGGGTTAGAGAAAACAGACAACCCATGTTGGTTCATGCCAAAGTTCCATTGCTCGGTCACCATACCAGTGGGGTGAGAAGCGAGTGGTATAGAGATGATTTAGAGGAAGATACAAAAGATGACCCCTTCCCAAAAATCAAACAGTTTTTGATTTCGCTTGGCGAAAATGAGGCCGAATTAGACACCGTTTTTGAAGAAGCCGAGCAATTTATTGCCCAAGAATTTGAAAGAGCAGTAAACGCTCCTGAACCTTTGGCCGAAACATTAACGGAGAACATTTTAGCTCCTACCCCTGTTACCGAAGAAAAAGGCGAAAGAAGCCCGGCGGGAGCCGAAACCATTATCATGGTTGATGCCGCTTTGCACGCTATAGATGAACTTCTGAAAAAACATCCCGAGGCTTTGCTTTACGGGCAAGATGTTGGTTTTCGTTTGGGTGGTGTGTTTAGAGAAGCAGCTACTTTAGCTCAGAAATACGGAAAAGACCGAGTGTTCAACACGCCTATTCAAGAGGCATATATTGTTGGCTCCACAGCAGGCTTCAGTGCGGTAGGTTGCAAACCGGTTGTCGAAATTCAATTTGCCGATTACATCTGGCCTGGGGTCAATCAATTGGTAACCGAATTAAGCAAATCAGGCTATTTGAGCCGCGGAAAATATCATGTGCAAAGTGTTATTAGAATTCCAACGGGAGCCTACGGTGGTGGAGGCCCATATCATTCGGGAACGGTTGAGAGCAGCATTTTACCCATAAAAGGAATAAAAATAATTTATCCGAGCAATGCTGCCGACATGAAAGGATTAATGAAAGCCGCTTTTTACGACCCAAATCCGGTGGTTATGTTTGAACACAAAGGCCTTTATTGGAGCAAAGTGCCCGGCACGGAAGAGGCAAAAACTCCTGAACCAAGTGAAGACTACATCATTCCGCTGGGAAAAGCTAACACCGTGGTGCATGCTTCAGAAGAAGCCATTGAAAATGGCGAATCAATGGTTATCATTACCTACGGAATGGGGGTGTATTGGGCAAAAGCCGCAGCAAAAAATTTCAACAATCAATTGGAAATAATTGACCTACGAACATTGAGCCCATGCGATGACGAAGCCGTTTTTGCAGCCGTTAAAAAACATGGTAAAGCATTGGTTTTGACTGAAGAAACAATAACAAACTCCTTTGCACAAGCATTGGCCGGAAGAATTTCTAAAGAATGTTTTCAATTTTTAGATGCTCCAGTTCAAACTATGGGAAGTATTGACACTCCTGCTGTTCCGTTAAATATTGGATTAGAAAAAGTGATGTTGCCCAATGCCGAGAAACTAACGGCTATGGTTAAGGAATTGCTTGAGTGGTAG
- the kynU gene encoding kynureninase, giving the protein MQFENTHDFAQNLDNNDLLKSFRSRFFIPQHSGNDCVYFTGNSLGLQPKSAIDKLKQELDDWAKLGVEGHFDGKNPWFHYHKFFAESSAKIVGAKPEEVVVMNNLTVNLHLMMVSFYRPTKNRYKIIMEAGAFPSDQYAMESQAKFHGFKYEEAVVEVSPRDGEHHLRTEDILQTIEKHGDSVALVMFSGVQYYTGQAFDMAKITQKAHEVGALAGFDLAHAAGNLVLKLHDWDVDFAVWCSYKYLNSGPGGVSGAFVHERHAQNADLPRFCGWWGHKESERFLMKKGFIPEYGAAGWQLSNAPVMSMAVHRASLDIFDEVSMEQLNQKSKLLNAFLQYVVEDAARNNDKLSFEIITPEERGCQLSVLTGSNGKQLFDYLTKNGVIADWREPNVIRMAPVPLYNSFMDVYRFGEILKSF; this is encoded by the coding sequence ATGCAATTTGAAAATACACACGATTTTGCTCAAAATCTGGATAACAATGATTTGTTAAAATCTTTTAGAAGTCGGTTTTTTATACCTCAACATAGTGGAAACGACTGTGTTTATTTTACAGGAAATAGTTTGGGATTGCAGCCAAAATCGGCTATCGATAAGTTGAAACAAGAACTTGATGATTGGGCGAAATTGGGTGTAGAGGGTCATTTCGACGGAAAGAATCCCTGGTTTCATTACCACAAATTTTTCGCTGAATCATCGGCCAAAATTGTTGGGGCAAAACCGGAAGAAGTGGTAGTAATGAACAACCTTACGGTAAATCTTCATCTAATGATGGTATCGTTTTATAGACCCACAAAAAACCGATACAAAATAATCATGGAAGCCGGAGCTTTTCCAAGCGATCAATATGCTATGGAGTCGCAAGCCAAATTTCATGGATTCAAATATGAGGAAGCTGTGGTGGAAGTATCTCCGAGAGATGGAGAACATCATTTACGCACCGAGGATATTTTGCAAACCATCGAAAAACATGGAGATAGTGTGGCGTTGGTTATGTTTAGCGGTGTTCAATATTACACAGGGCAGGCTTTCGACATGGCGAAAATTACTCAAAAAGCCCATGAAGTTGGGGCATTGGCAGGATTTGATTTGGCACATGCTGCCGGAAATTTGGTTTTAAAACTGCATGATTGGGATGTGGACTTTGCCGTGTGGTGCAGCTATAAGTATTTGAATAGCGGGCCCGGCGGAGTTTCGGGTGCGTTTGTACACGAACGGCACGCCCAAAATGCAGATTTACCACGGTTTTGTGGTTGGTGGGGTCACAAAGAGTCGGAGCGATTTTTGATGAAAAAAGGATTTATTCCTGAATATGGTGCTGCCGGATGGCAACTTAGCAATGCACCTGTTATGAGTATGGCCGTGCATAGAGCCTCGCTTGATATTTTTGATGAGGTGAGTATGGAGCAACTCAATCAAAAATCGAAACTACTCAATGCATTTTTGCAATATGTTGTGGAAGATGCTGCCCGAAACAATGACAAACTGAGTTTTGAAATTATTACACCCGAAGAAAGAGGCTGCCAACTATCGGTTTTGACGGGCAGTAATGGCAAACAATTGTTTGACTATTTGACCAAAAATGGAGTGATAGCAGACTGGCGAGAACCGAATGTAATTCGGATGGCTCCGGTGCCTTTATACAATTCGTTTATGGATGTATATCGGTTTGGGGAAATATTGAAGAGCTTTTAA
- a CDS encoding gliding motility-associated C-terminal domain-containing protein, whose protein sequence is MLAFLLIPAFNTAKAQENNVWIVDNARFLIKMDFNFEPPLISGYDDGTNFDWGYSSFDNVTLCNSNGELLYYTKIDDIEALRIFDSQHKLVLKHVHENLKIGACHFLFVHGDTLEILDYPSPEEPASNVYGNQNIIYVTTYQLPSFNKLRETKFDSFSKDSIWMSRGRFTIFNSTNAGVEYYVSHADTFNFYHYDFQKNTNTLLQKKQNQLCLEQNTEGFGGYHGYQLNNRNDKIFAVHSSNGKDNYLNGELYHRSNALSSLDVSEEGFIQSETCIMKRLETYIDANKRDIKSQYWFYEFAISPNDSFVYIMAIHNISQVEGYSKILKVNTAGNVIDEVSLGPKYSSKFIYDYTKIRLAPNGKIYVFPTVFGLTKDPLGRGNDYLFSDQVFVITNPNAPGKMVLSAPPELKLLNYYSSNILTRTFSVPNNPNMYKRVEYTTQNNCHGQNTLFVNNSDSSHFVRYRFYFGDGDSADMLNTTRLNGQWAVQHTYANAGKYFVKLRAFNSAGGWVWYSDSITILQSPKPLFAVADTMGCQWIGYDYIDKSTVAKKGKDVVYNWRFGDGTFETLVNPTAGSVQSKTYTKSGNYIVTLTINDGFCTDSFTLQNKVNILPAPQPGFLLSDNVVCSPADVLATYKFTDPVDSMQLIWGDGSSSTVTNQEIYSPVLHRFVVDQTDDSAMVLPIYQVLHGPTGCITRDTQWLKLYPSFDRNLAPQIVVASVEQNKVLTNWIALPHTKNYVLQRDNAQPTITQNLFFEDSLVDVQANSYTYTVAAQNQCYEKSANSNLGKTILLTGNEGGNNELSIMEWTAYETWPQGVQNYTVQVQQTDGSFVNVASLGDGSLNYTDNDFLASAISGLQTHKCYRIEATSTENNSIISHSNVLCVPYKPVLFIPNAFSPNGDGLNDVYQPLALGMDSFEMQCYNRWGELVFSGKQWNGTLNQKPAPLGAYTVFILVKTNESKWVREQRVVSLVR, encoded by the coding sequence ATGTTGGCGTTTTTGTTAATTCCTGCCTTCAATACTGCCAAGGCACAAGAAAACAATGTTTGGATTGTGGACAATGCCCGATTTTTAATTAAAATGGATTTTAACTTTGAGCCCCCTTTAATTTCAGGATATGACGATGGAACTAATTTTGATTGGGGCTATAGTTCGTTTGACAACGTTACACTCTGTAATTCGAACGGAGAGTTATTATACTACACCAAAATTGATGATATTGAGGCTCTTAGAATTTTTGACAGCCAACACAAATTAGTACTAAAGCACGTCCATGAAAACCTGAAAATTGGGGCTTGTCATTTTTTGTTTGTACACGGCGATACACTTGAAATATTGGACTATCCGAGTCCTGAAGAACCCGCATCAAATGTTTACGGCAATCAAAATATAATCTATGTCACGACCTATCAGCTACCATCGTTTAATAAGTTAAGGGAAACCAAGTTTGATAGTTTTAGTAAAGATTCAATTTGGATGAGTCGAGGCCGATTTACCATCTTCAACAGCACAAATGCGGGTGTAGAATATTATGTTTCGCACGCTGATACATTTAATTTTTATCATTATGATTTTCAAAAAAACACCAATACACTTTTGCAAAAAAAACAGAACCAACTCTGCTTAGAACAAAATACAGAAGGTTTCGGAGGATACCATGGGTATCAACTAAATAACCGCAATGACAAAATCTTCGCAGTACATAGCAGCAACGGGAAAGATAACTATTTGAATGGGGAGCTATACCATCGAAGTAATGCATTGAGTTCATTGGATGTTTCGGAAGAAGGATTTATCCAATCCGAAACCTGTATCATGAAACGGTTGGAAACATATATTGACGCTAACAAAAGAGATATTAAATCTCAATACTGGTTTTATGAATTTGCCATTTCGCCAAATGACTCCTTTGTATATATTATGGCTATTCATAATATTTCTCAGGTGGAAGGATATTCTAAAATTTTAAAGGTCAACACCGCAGGTAATGTAATTGATGAAGTGAGCCTAGGGCCAAAATACTCCAGTAAATTTATTTACGATTACACAAAAATCAGGCTTGCTCCCAATGGAAAAATATATGTATTCCCAACTGTTTTTGGCTTAACTAAAGACCCATTAGGTCGAGGCAACGACTATTTGTTCTCCGATCAAGTTTTTGTTATTACCAACCCCAATGCACCGGGTAAAATGGTTCTTTCGGCTCCTCCGGAACTAAAATTGTTAAATTATTATTCGTCTAATATTCTTACAAGAACCTTTAGCGTCCCCAACAACCCCAACATGTACAAACGGGTAGAATACACCACCCAAAACAACTGCCACGGGCAAAACACCCTATTTGTAAACAACAGCGACAGCAGCCATTTTGTGCGGTATCGGTTTTATTTTGGCGATGGCGATAGTGCCGATATGCTCAACACCACTCGGCTCAACGGCCAATGGGCGGTGCAGCACACGTATGCCAATGCCGGAAAATATTTTGTAAAACTTCGTGCGTTTAATTCCGCTGGAGGCTGGGTGTGGTACAGCGACAGCATCACTATTTTGCAAAGCCCCAAACCGCTGTTTGCGGTGGCCGACACCATGGGTTGCCAATGGATTGGGTATGACTACATAGACAAAAGCACGGTGGCAAAAAAAGGAAAAGACGTGGTGTATAACTGGCGTTTTGGCGATGGAACATTTGAAACTTTGGTTAACCCCACGGCGGGTTCCGTGCAATCAAAAACCTATACCAAATCAGGCAACTACATTGTTACACTTACCATAAACGACGGCTTTTGCACCGATAGTTTTACCCTGCAAAACAAGGTAAACATATTGCCTGCTCCGCAGCCGGGTTTTTTGCTTTCGGATAATGTAGTGTGTAGCCCTGCCGATGTATTGGCCACATACAAGTTTACCGACCCGGTGGACAGTATGCAATTAATTTGGGGTGACGGCTCTTCATCAACCGTAACCAATCAAGAAATTTACTCGCCTGTGTTGCATCGTTTTGTGGTTGACCAAACCGACGATTCGGCAATGGTGCTGCCCATTTACCAAGTGTTGCATGGCCCCACGGGCTGCATCACCCGCGACACTCAATGGCTAAAACTTTACCCAAGTTTCGACCGAAACCTTGCCCCGCAAATAGTGGTGGCCTCGGTAGAGCAAAATAAAGTGCTGACCAACTGGATAGCCTTGCCACACACAAAAAACTATGTATTACAACGTGATAACGCCCAACCAACCATTACCCAAAACTTGTTTTTTGAAGATTCGTTGGTGGACGTGCAAGCCAACTCCTACACCTACACCGTGGCGGCTCAAAACCAATGCTACGAAAAATCGGCCAACAGCAACTTGGGCAAAACCATTTTACTGACAGGCAACGAAGGCGGCAACAACGAACTGAGCATTATGGAGTGGACAGCCTACGAAACCTGGCCACAAGGCGTGCAAAACTACACCGTGCAGGTGCAGCAAACCGATGGCAGTTTTGTAAACGTTGCCTCGCTGGGCGATGGTTCGCTCAACTATACCGACAACGATTTTTTGGCCTCGGCCATTAGCGGTTTGCAAACCCACAAGTGCTACCGTATTGAGGCCACATCAACCGAAAACAACAGCATTATCAGCCACAGCAACGTACTTTGTGTGCCATACAAACCCGTGCTATTTATTCCAAACGCCTTTTCGCCCAACGGCGATGGGCTGAATGATGTGTATCAGCCATTGGCTTTGGGCATGGATTCGTTTGAAATGCAGTGTTACAACCGCTGGGGTGAGCTTGTTTTTAGCGGAAAACAATGGAACGGAACCTTAAACCAAAAACCTGCCCCATTGGGTGCTTACACCGTGTTTATTTTGGTAAAAACCAACGAAAGCAAATGGGTGCGGGAGCAACGGGTGGTGAGTTTAGTAAGGTAA